A window of Bombina bombina isolate aBomBom1 chromosome 5, aBomBom1.pri, whole genome shotgun sequence genomic DNA:
attgatttattcatatgcattatcccaaatatgaaactgactgtcggaaataaggaacgttgaacatcctgagtcaaggcaaataaatgtttgaatacatatatttagaactttatataaaagtgcccaaccatagcttagagtgtcacagaaaataagacttacttaccccaggacactcatctacatgtagtagaaagccaaaccagtactgaaacgagaatcagtagaggtaatggtatatataagagtatatcgtcgatctgaaaagggaggtaagatatgaatctctacgaccgataacagaggacctatgaaatagaccctgtagaaggagatcattgaattcaaataggcaatactctcctcacatccctctgacattcactgcacgctgagaggaaaaccgggctccaacctgctgcggagcgcatatcaacgtagaatctagcacaaacttacttcaccacctccataggaggcaaagtttgtaaaactgatttgagggtgtggtgaggggtgtatttataggcattttgaggtttgggaaactttgcccctcctggtaggaatgtatatcccatacgtcactagctcatggactcttgctaattacatgaaagaaaaaaggttatCAGATTATCACCATGACAACAGTGATCACTTGATAGGATCATAGATGTATGGAACAAAATGAGGAGAGTGAGGTAACCCCTTTGTCACCTGCCACAATAAGGGACataagaccccttatttgaaagcagcaatcttCCTGTTTCCACAGAGTGTTCCATTTAACTACCAAGTTACTGTTGTAGCAATGACAAATACCTCAAGGGGGATGTTTGGCAATTCTAAAGAAATCAATTTCATCAAAAAAATGTCTACAAGGCCCATCATTTTGAAGAAGGGAGTTGTGCTagaggtgtgtgtgcatgagaaACAGCAACAATAACTGTGTGACTGAGTCCTGAGGCTGCTTATTGGCTCACTGTAATGTGTATTCATCACAGGAACACACATTTTTCAAAACACAAAGCTCTACAATACCCAAACCTTTTGTTTTAAATAGAGCAGATAAATCTTTGAGTACCATGTTCCTTTAAGTGAGTTTGGACAGGGGAAGCAGAAAAGTCACTCACCCCTCTACAATGTAATGtatctaatatatttttattgatgtaTATTTTATTCCTATTCATTttctgtgtacatttaaaaatgctgcaaagtgACAAAATATAACACATATTTTCTAAATGTTCAAAtagtaatttatatatttaatcCTAAATCATATTCACCTTTCTCAGATGCAATCTGGTACATAGAGGCTAAGGGAGACCTATAGGTGGCGTGATGGGTGCTCTTTGGATCATTTTCATAATTGAATGATTCAgaccgagcatgcaattttaaacaactttccattttatttctattttaaatttttctacgttcttttggtatcttttgaaaagcagggacatatgattAGGAGCCAGTCCAATTCCGGAgcgctatatgtcagcagttttgcaagaatgttattcatttgcaagagcactatatgacagcacaatttcctgccatttagtgctccagatgcctgccTACGTAtgtcttaaacacagaatatcatgggaacaaagcaaatttataatagaattaaattggaatctttttaaaaatagtatgctctatctgaatcacaaaagaaaatgttcggcttttatatccctttaatgggagcATGGGTGTTTCAGGGATGAGGTAGGTCATTTTGTTGGTGGGGTTGTGTATTCTATGGGTTTAGGTCAGGGGAGTCTAGGGCATGGATAGAACCTCCCTGAATTAACTTCTAGATACTGGGACAGTAAGGCAGAGCTCCCAAATGAAGATTCAGGACAATTAGGAGCTCTGCTAAaaaactgaacccattttttttattttgttattcagatacagcatgcaattttaagcaactttctaatttactcctgttatcaatttttctttgttatcttgctatctttatttgaaaaagaaggcatctaagcttttttggttcatccctctggacagcacttttttattggtggatgaatttatccaccaatcagcaatgacaacccaggttgttcaccaaaaatgggccggcatctaaacttacattcttgcatttcaaataaaggtaccaagagaatgaagacaatttgataataggagtaaattagaaagttgcttaaaatttcatgctctatctgaatcatgaaagcaaaaatttgggttcagagacGAGTCCCTTTAAGGAATGAAATAATTACAACTGATGCAAAAATTTAGCTTTGCATTTCATATGGTGGCTTTtctccatatttaaagggatataaaacccatttttttatttcatgattcagatagatcatgcaattttaaattactttctattttacttctattaccagtttttcttcgttctcttggtatttttttgaaaagcagggacgtatgcttagtattcagcccatttctggagccctatatggcagcagttttgcaacaatgttatacatttgcaagagcactagatggcagcattttcctgtcatgtagtgcttcagatacctacctaggtatctccttaaCCCTGAATAtcatgggaaggaagcaaatttgataatagaaataaattggaaacttttgtaaaatggtatgctctgaatcacaaaggaaaattgttgggtttcgtatccctttaagtgttcctgCAAAacatttttcctgaaaaaaaaaccccaaaacaaaccAAGGTGTGATTTGAGTGGAGGGTAACTTTAAGAAAAAAGTGTTTAAGCTGCTCAAtgcagttcatgtaaaatgaaataaaaaataaataaaattggcaTCATCATTATATGAAACAATTTAggagtgaaagggttaaaatatgtgCTTTAATTTAGTCAAGCTGCTAAGCTTAGAAACCATGTATTATTTCTTACTGTGCTCATAAACAATGGCACCTGGTAAAGTATATTAGCAAAAACGTACAGCAATTTGAAAGATGCTTACAAGGGATACATGAAAACCCCCTCCCCCCTTTGTCATAACATACAGGGTGGGTGTGGAATAAACTACAAGTTGAGGAAATGGAGTTATAACAAGCAAGATCTTGTTACACCTTCAATAGAGTTTTCTCAAGATCACCTGAGTCAGCTCTAACGAGAGGGAGGTTTTTGTTGCTCAATGGATGTGCGTGATGTCAGACAGCACTGCCCTTACTCTGCTTTATAAACCCCATCTCCCTCTTGTCCTCACTCTCTACTTGACTTCTAGAGAACTGCACTGGGTCCCCTCAGATAGTGAATATGTGCGAGTCGGTGTTCCTGGGATGCTGGAAATTAGTCAAAAATGACAACGATAATTTTGATAAGTATATGGAGGGTATCGGTAAGTTGCTTATATGTAAATAGTATGTAGCTCCTCCGCATTAAAATAGTCttttgcaacaatttttttttaaatttttttttacaaaacagttCAATAGTAAACTTATGTTTAAACTATGATGGCAAAAAACCTCtttacacacattaaagggacactgtacccaaattttttctttcatgattcagatagagcatgcaattttaagcatctttctaatttactcctattgtcaaattttctttatttgaaaagcaagaatttaagtttagatgccggcccatttttggtgaacaacctgggttgtccttgctgattggacagcaccaataaacaagtgctgtccatggttctgaaccacaaattggctggctccttagcttagatgtcgtctttttcaaataaagcaagagaacgaagaaaatttgataataggagtaaactagaaagctgcttaaaattgcttgctctatatgaatcacaaaagagaaaatttgggttcagtgtccctttaagtcatagtaGCTGGAGATAACATTTTGGTAGCAAGAGACCTAAAGCCAAGAGGGCAATTAACTAAAGGGTAAATGACTTTGTTACACTCCAACCCCTTTTATAAGGTGCCTTTAGCATGGATAAGGTGGACCGTgtgttatttcattgtattttactaaaCTATTTCTCACTCTATGTTGCACCTGTTCAGCATCACCTAACAGCGTGGGATAGATAGCTAATACAATTTGATGTTTTGTTTACCAAATCTTCATTTTCTAATGATGGCTTGTTCCTCTCTACCAATAGACTGTGAAACCCTGCTTGCtctactttaaattttttttttttttttttttttttttttttttatatcccccccactttgagtgtgtgtgtattctaaatttattttctcagccatatctcattttcctacaaaaattggcgtgggggatcagatgagggctaccaacaatgctgcagtgtttgtgcctccaggaacaaaaagggagccatattttggggtgtaaagtccctgttttccccatagactttccacagccagctctgctcacctacatggatacattggatcaaaccctcagcctacaggttttatacatttgtaactgtttactgtgcacagacacttaaagcagacCTCTTGGTAAAAACTGTgcaaactgctgaggaaataatgttcacacagccttaaagggcaggatagcacctggtcacagtcttaaagggacagacaaaaaaaacagccttgaaagggtcaactagcaccacacgcacagtcttaaagggacagattgcagtaatgttcacacagcgcaaccttaaagggcagctcgacccctgcacacagagccttaaagggacagatcactgtaatgtgcatgcagcgcaaccttaaagggcagctcggcacctgctcagTCTTAAAGGTCAACTCAAGGATGAgtttacacgcacagttttaaagggagcgatagtatgcatccccatgtgatgcaCGCACCCTTGaagggacgctctgtcttaacGGGAAAGCggcacgtgcacacacacagcactctcagcctttaaaaggaccacttggacaacttgcaccacatgcATACAGCCTAaaggggacagatcaccgtaatcttcatgcagcacaaccttaaagggcagctaaaCACCTGCGTACAGGCACACCCAACCTTTAGTGCTTAAACGCACAGTTTTAAAGTGAGATCCAAACGCAAAGCACACcgccttaaagggacgctctgtcttaaaggggcaggggcacgtgcacagcctttaaaaggacaacttgcaccataaccacagtgttaaaggaacagctcacaccatgcacacctagtgcagccttaaagggcagtTCATGCCTgctcagtcttaaaggggcaggcacacacaacctttagtgggtaaagtcacaccacatgcacacagtcttaaagggagcaaTAACTGTATACATCCGCAtgcaatgcacacagccttaaaggaacatctcacaccatgcacagtcttgaaggggcaggcacacaggcttttaagcacacccaaatgcacacagccttaaaggggcacccagtattaaagtgacaCACAAACGCAGACTTTTAAAGGGGGAGCTCACACcacacagttttaatggtacaggtgcgcaaacacagcacacacagccttaacagcacagatcacattGCGCTTGCCGTCTTAAAGGCACAGACACCCCCACACAATGCACACAgcgcttaaagtgatagtaaactttcccctttgtctaaacaaatcttgaatgttatagatattttaggagtttaactcttcagttgttatgaagatttgctataacttactttttatggTAGCGGTGAAATCCAAATACCCTGCCCTCTGGCCACCAACttgaaaagtaatatttttattgaactaACAGTTTGAAATATTTTCCAATCATCTCAAAAAACAAAGGTGCGGTATGACTAGAGAGCTGATTGGGGAAccattcaaactgttagctcaacaacacacacacaccacagctcaTGGCTTTGTGTGAATGCGCTAAAAtctctaatagtgatgtcgcaaacctaaaaatttgggttcgaacttccccaaaagtttgcaaaccgccatagacttcaataggcaggcgaactttaaaacacacagggactctttctggccacaatagtgatggaaaagttgtttcaaggggactaacacctggactgtggcatgcgggagggggatccatggcaaaattcccatggaaaattacatagttgatgcagagtctgcttttaatccataaagggcataaatcacctaacattcctaaattgtttggaataatgtgctttaaaacatcaggtatgatgtatcgatcaggtagtgtcaccccagtttcactggggtgacactgtgccctggcaggcaggccctgaaatgcacacgtgtgaaggaacctgactgctattatttaatacagtcaaagtgtttgttgtttttttatttaaatctacactactgttacaccagatatgagtggtggcactgggcaaatgggcacagtatacgttgtgagcctgacacacacgcaggcaggcaactgcaattagattacacaggggaaaaaaaagcagactgatgttctagccctaaaaagggctttttggggtgctgtccttacagcagagatcagatgagtcctgcaggactgtagtggacactgaatacactagcctagctatcaatttctctattaaatcagcaacagctacactgtccctcctctcactaagaatgcagcttccaaatgaatctaaaatggatgctgtccatgaggtaggagggtctgggagggagtgtctgctgctgattggctggaatgtgtcttctgactatgaggtacagggtcaaagtattactcaatgatgatgaatagggggcggatcgaacatcgcatatgttcgcctgccgcagtgaacatgctatgttcaccgggaactattcgccggcgacctattcgcgacatcactaatctctcTAACTCTTTTTATGATTGCCTTGAGCCATCTCTGAGGGACCGatttacaatgtagcgtatcatgtccgacgcaCATCAATAAATACTAACAGCATACGCTtttgccatttatcattgcacaagcagttttgtgaactgcttgtgcaatgccaccccctgcagatttgcggccattactgcgatctgtctctttaagactttgtgcatgtggtgctagttgaccctttcaaggctttttttttttttttttttttgtctcaccctttaagactgtgtgaccaggtgctatcctgccctatAAGGCTGTGTGAACATTTCCTCAGCAGTTTGCACAGTTGTTACcgagagggctgctttaagtgtctgtgtacagtaaacagttacaaatgtataaaaacctgtaggctgagggtttgatacaatgtatccatgtaggtgagcagagccggctgtggaaagtctatgggaaaaacagggactttacaccccaaaatatggctcccttTTTGTTCCTGAAGGcacaaacactgcagcattgttggtagccctcatctgaacccccacgccaatttttgtaggaaaatgagatggctgagaaaataatttagaacgctaaactaagattttactatatatatatattctccgtgtttttttttttttttttaactttgccatTTCCTTTGGGTCCTTcagtttttaaattaaagggacattctagtcagaattaaacgttcatgattcagataggacttgtttttgttttttacaaccttccaattttacttttatcatcacatttgccttgttctccaatcctcggtcagatattgcacgcgcttgcaatttctgacccaggattggattctgatttgctgatcattcgaagaaggcagctacgtaatggtggggggaattcggctgccatatttacacgGTATTAGAAGTTGGCAacagtgattagtacagaagcaaggcagGGGTATAGTGCATGCGGATCTtcggtttttatttttctatatcaaataatgttaacggaagtgttgactgtcctttaataCCTTCAAAGTTCTTATGACAATGTAAAaacactcaagtgaaaattaaactttcacgattcagagcatgcaatttactttaacaaaatgtgcagtctatttatatttacacttttcagccaaaagctcctactgagcatgtgcaaaaatcagactatacatatatgcatttgtgattggctgatggctgtcacctgatacagAGGGAGTGATGATAGACAAAACTTTAAAAGAATTTGgggaaaaatctactactcatttgaagtttgcaCTACACTTactatgtgttattgcattgtcttttatcatgcatttgttgattatgcaaatctagtgtatttactggtcctttaagtgatggaaaatcctagtgtttcaaaaaatgCTATGATTTACCAGCACAAGTGACATTCatgagtttaaaaaaacaaaaacataataaccCCCACAAAACTGTAAAAATCACCTTATTTTGTCCTTGGGCTCACTGCTAGCCTACGGCACggctaataaatttaatttttttttttacctattagtaAATAGCTGCGCTAGCATACCACAGTGCCGCATGTCTAGCACGGCattggctaagagatggaaatGTCAACTCATTGGACGGACGACGCCGGCTTAGGTTAGCAGTGAGCCCATTCTAAAATAAAGGTAGCTTCCTCCCCAAactgttatggccctttaaagtgaggCAAACctataataaaacaatttttctaACAAGCTTTCTCAAAAAGTATTAGTGCAGTGATCTTCCTGGCTTTAGTTTTTAATgttagcatacaatttttttttttttttttaatataattaaagggacggtaaagtcccAAAGAATTTCATGCTTTAAatagttaatgtaattttaaagaacttcccaatttacttttatcgccagtttcgctttgttctcttggttttcttggttgaaagctactgcctctaatctgaatgccttttgaccactagagggcattagttaatttgtttcatatagataaaactgagctcatgcatgtgaagtgacctaggagtgagcactgattggctaaaataagtctgtcaaaagaactgaaataagggggcagtcagcagaagctaagatacaaagtaaaaaatgtgtaattataaatgttggttatgcaaaactggggaatgattaatagggattatcctttttttttttttttttttttttttttttttttaaaaaaaaaattctggtgttgactgtccctttaaccatgacaTGCCCTGTACATCTGTCTTTTTTAATGTAATAGCGCCAGTCTTGCCACCAACAGCAAGACTACCCTATTACAACCTTCCTCCCTGTTATAGCGCCAGTCTTGCTGCTGGCAGTGAGACCCGCACTATTACAGGCCAAAAAACCCTTTATGTACATGGTACGTCCCTGGTTGTTAGGGGTTAAAGGCAATATTCTAAGATAATTTACTGCTTTGATTAGTAGCTATATTGTATCTACTAAATTTTAAGACTGGGCTAAAATGTTGACAAACCCTTGTTTTGTATGACCTGGGCTGCTTGGACAGTTTTCGTTTGTCCTTGTCTTTTATGTAGGGACATTAAATGTTAACAAATCTGAAAGTTTCTTCCCTTCACAATTTAATGTCTATTTTCAGATGCTTGGGTCCTGATTCTCTGAAGCTCTCTAGTTTGGCAGATTCTAGAAGATGCTTGTTCTGTATTGCAAAGCCCCTcagggtttttatttaatttttttttttttaaagaccattTTTACCTTGAGGACTAATTAAGCATCTCATTCAGGGGAGTCCACTAAtatgctttaaaggaccagtcaacacattagatttgcataatcaacaaatacaagataacaagacaatgcaatagcacttagtctgaatttcaaataaatagtagatatttttttttttttttataacaaatttcaaagttgtctatttccactccccttgtaccatgtgatagcaatcagccaatcacaaatgcatatacgtatagtctgtgaattcttgcacatgctcagtaggatctggtggctcaaagtgtaaatataaaagaatgtgcaaatttttttaatggaagtaaattggaaagttgtttacaatgacatgctgtatctgaatcatgaaaattgaatttaacatgagtgtccctttaaggagagacacTTCATTTACAATATGCTCAGTAAACTAAGCAGCATTCTCTCTATGCCAATGAGTTTGAGAATCAGGCTCTTAGTCTATCCCTAGAAAATAATGGCtgactttaacctcttaaggacatatgacggaatttttcagtcataaaacaattgagcaaacagaaagctgtgtccttaaagggttaaacaagtaTATGTTGACTGGTGGATTTAATTCGTTTCTCCCTCCTTTCCTTTTCAGGTGTTAGCATGATAACCCGGAAAGCTGCTGGAACTCTGAAACCTGATGTGATCATATCTTGTAATGATGGGGTGTGGACGGTGAGGACAGAGAGCACTTTCAAAAAATCAGAATTTAGTTTCAAGTTGGGTGAAGAGTTTGATGAAGAGACACCTGATGGCAGAAAAACAAAGGTTAGTTttgtggggtggtttttttttttttttttttttttttttttttttttccccctctcaacTAGTTGGTGCCTCACTTAACTTGTGTTTGGCATAAGTTTAGCTGTGTTGAATGTGAAAGCTGCATGTTTCTAGCTGTTCCTTCTCCAATGGCGATACCGCCTACATATTGTAAATCACACTGGATTTTAGATTGGATATAATCCATATTGTCTACAGTTTTGTGAGACCTCTTTTTATAAAGTCCATTATCTTGCCATTAAAattttggttttgtgttttttctttgtctTCATTTAGACAATAGTGACTTTAGAAAATGGTGTATTATGTCAGACGCAGAAATGGGATGATAAAGAGACTAAAATAACACGAGAAGTGAAAGATTCTGAGCTTATAGCGGTAAGTAACTCCGGCGGTACATTGTGGAGGGCAATAACACGTTAAATGTGATTCAGGATAATTAAGAATATCTTGGCTGTACTAAGAAATTTAGGCCAACCCCCTAAAGCTTTTTGGTCTGGTGTTTTCCATCCATATTTGGAACACACTGTGCTGTAGGTTGAGGAAATGTACCACATTACTCATAGCATCAATAACTAAACTTAAACTCTTGATAGACTTAATATACCTATTTggtagtgtgtatttttttttaaattaatatttttaatggaGTACTTTGGTATATCATAGAACGAAGTTCAACATTTTTATGGTCTCTAAAAGCAAAATGTTGGCAAGTTGCAAAAATAGCCTCTCCTCGTTTACTTGTATTTGGTAAATGATCTACTTGTTTTCCATTAGATCAAATCTGGTCAAATTTGTTTTTCTGTAGAAAGTCTTACTTTTTACATCAAAGCTACTAGACATGTTCATGgctaaaaaaatttggttcggatcgattcagacttttcgaatttcggttcggatcaaatcgaatttggcaaaatttgaatgaattagtttcggattcgaataaattcggtcccgaaattcggtatgttttagtacactaagtcactaacacccataaactacctatgaaccactaaactgaggccctccacatcgcaaaccctataataacatttaacccctaatctgccgacctgatatcgccacaacctaaaattatagctattaacccctaatctgctgtccctaacatcgccgacccctacattatagttattaacccctaatctgcccccccaatgtcgccgcaatctaactacaagtattaacccctaatctgccgaccgttaatcgctgccactataataaatgtattaacccctaaaccgccgcactcccgcctcgcaaacactaatacattttattaacccctaatctcccgcccccaacgtcgccgctactataaggttattaacccctaaacctaacaccccctaacttaaatataatttaaataaaacgaaataaatttactatagttaaataaattaatcctatttaaaactaaatacttacctgtaaaataaaccctaagctagctacaatataactaatagttacattgtagctattttaggatttatatttattttacaggcaactttgtttttatcttaactaggtacaatagttattaaatagttaattactatttaatagctacctagttaaaataattacaaaattacctgtaaaataaatcctaacctaacactacactatcattaaataaattaactac
This region includes:
- the LOC128659574 gene encoding fatty acid-binding protein, adipocyte-like; the protein is MCESVFLGCWKLVKNDNDNFDKYMEGIGVSMITRKAAGTLKPDVIISCNDGVWTVRTESTFKKSEFSFKLGEEFDEETPDGRKTKTIVTLENGVLCQTQKWDDKETKITREVKDSELIATCIFEDVKCVRVYEKK